One genomic window of Glycine max cultivar Williams 82 chromosome 16, Glycine_max_v4.0, whole genome shotgun sequence includes the following:
- the LOC100786069 gene encoding ATP-dependent Clp protease ATP-binding subunit CLPT1-like — translation MKASTLPVYSTPLPKTSNFSLHLLPMASIPTLSSTLPTLSAHSLSHSNPNNHCTLPPTSLFGTRITLLRATSSSHSLPNTNCRATSATVSFSLPTPKPLSDTPEKTPKWSERGIKSYAMGELEARKLKYPNTGTEALLMGILVEGTSNAAKFLRANGITLLKVREETVGLLGKSDLFFFSPEHPPLTEPAQKALDWAIEEKLKSGEGGEINATHLLLGIWSQKESAGQQILATLGFNDEKAKELAKTIGGDV, via the exons ATGAAAGCTTCCACTCTACCCGTTTACTCAACCCCTCTTCCCAAAACCTCTAATTTCTCTCTTCATCTCCTTCCAATGGCTTCCATTCCCACACTCTCTTCAACCCTACCTACACTCTCTGCTCACTCCTTATCCCATTCAAACCCCAACAACCACTGCACTCTCCCTCCCACATCTCTCTTCGGCACCAGGATCACCCTCCTACGCGCCACCTCATCGTCTCATTCCCTCCCCAACACCAATTGCCGTGCAACCTCAGCCACCGTGTCGTTTAGCCTCCCCACCCC GAAACCCCTTTCGGATACGCCCGAGAAAACCCCAAA GTGGTCGGAGAGGGGTATAAAATCGTATGCAATGGGGGAATTGGAAGCGAGGAAGCTCAAGTATCCAAACACGGGAACCGAGGCGCTTCTCATGGGGATTTTGGTTGAAG gAACAAGTAATGCTGCAAAATTCTTAAGAGCTAATGGAATTACTCTTTTGAAAGTACGTGAAGAAACAGTAGGGCTACTTGGGAAATCCGACTTGTTTTTCTTCAGCCCTGAGCATCCTCCTTTGACTGAACCAGCCCAGAAAGCCCTTGATTGGGCAATTGAGGAAAAATTGAAGTCAG GTGAAGGAGGAGAAATAAACGCTACACATTTACTTCTAGGAATATGGTCTCAAAAAGAATCAGCAGGTCAACAGATCTTGGCTACTCTAGGTTTCAATGAtgaaaaagccaaagaacttgCTAAAACA ATTGGTGGTGATGTTTGA
- the LOC100802689 gene encoding LOW QUALITY PROTEIN: 65-kDa microtubule-associated protein 3 (The sequence of the model RefSeq protein was modified relative to this genomic sequence to represent the inferred CDS: inserted 2 bases in 1 codon), whose translation MQGEAEVYTLEELKSSKMKELVLKKRAELEEICQKTHLIPEIDSAVKYVVEATESGSVDPAIVLEQIELQIAQVKEEAFVRKEILEKVEKWLSACDEEYWLEEYNSDENRYNAGRGSYLTLKRAKKACALVKKLPAMVDALTSKTVASEKDKGIEFTYDGTCLVCMLENYSLSRQEKEQERCRQWELKKLQGQIIVEKEVXKSFKGPECKKKTPRLSTKRAASRRVSLGCQTPKSDSKSTQLFSTGKTDKAHQNEQLNNLDDDVSCLS comes from the exons ATGCAGGGTGAGGCAGAAGTATATACGTTAGAAGAGTTAAAATCAAGCAAAATGAAAGAGCTTGTTTTGAAGAAAAGAGCAGAGCTTGAGGAGATTTGTCAAAAGACTCATTTGATTCCAGAAATTGATAGTGCAGTGAAATATGTTGTTGAAGCTACAGAATCTG GATCTGTGGACCCTGCTATTGTGCTTGAACAAATTGAACTTCAGATTGCCCAAGTAAAAGAGGAAGCTTTTGTCAGAAAAGAAATACTTGAAAAAGTTGAGAAATGGTTGTCAGCATGTGATGAAGAATATTGGCTTGAGGAGTACAACAgc GACGAAAATCGATACAATGCTGGGAGAGGTTCTTATCTTACTCTCAAGCGAGCCAAGAAAGCCTGTGCCCTGGTTAAAAAACTTCCAG CAATGGTAGATGCTTTAACTTCAAAAACTGTAGCATCAGAAAAGGACAAAGGCATTGAGTTCACATATGATGGT ACCTGTCTGGTCTGTATGCTTGAGAACTACTCCCTATCACGGCAAGAGAAGGAGCAAGAGCGTTGTAGGCAGTGG GAACTGAAGAAACTTCAGGGACAAATAATAGTGGAAAAGGAGGT TAAGTCCTTCAAAGGTCcagagtgtaaaaaaaaaacacctagGTTGTCAACTAAAAGGGCAGCAAGTAGAAGAGTCTCCCTTGGATGTCAAACCCCAAAATCTGATTCAAAATCTACTCAGTTATTCTCCACAGGGAAGACAGACAAAGCACAccaaaatgagcaactaaatAACCTGGATGATGATGTTTCATGTTTATCATGA
- the LOC106796566 gene encoding zinc finger BED domain-containing protein DAYSLEEPER isoform X1 — MVDTLEEKVTPDMKKDPIVVVVGTDAQPGNDLAESEIPPESEPSNLETRPNKELPASETLATNGEAVAALPNQYLGNSEEPMNDHLENCESLTSNQPDNAEASWSSQTGDSKAVPTNQSANSEDLSNSGQLVSSEAPLDMKMKASQPSNQQVNTEALPNHNNVGNCNSEKHTSNDVLVSETQHSDEVVTSETVQGNEGIISETQQSSEVVMSETQPDNEANMLKTQTCNDQVISEAPPENELANHTRNHNNLLSHSETGPDNQFTNLYMIPEDQLPQPESLPHSEPLPYSEPLTDTHLSDIKVMYHNHLSHYETLPNDHPNHSEAVSLNQLSNSEALSHNQLANSQMLSHYELENTETMHHNQIVNSQANYEMTFSDAIPSYEIINAETPLNNEDCIPEAQPIKRRKKKSIVWEHFTIEAVSPECRRARCKQCAQTFAYSTGSKVAGTSHLKRHVAKGTCSALLRNHNRNQLTPYAARTRRSGTGDASSTRKRQYRSPSMPYVIFDQDQCRNEIARMIIMHDYPLHMVEHSGFVAFVQNLQPQFKMETFNSIQGDCVATYLMEKQHLLKCIDGLPGRVCLTLDIWTSSQSLGYVFITGHFVDHDWKLQRRILNVVMEPFPDSDSALTHAIAVCLSDWGLEGRLFSITCNQALSNVALEHLRPLLSVKNPLILNGQLLVGNCIACTLSSVAKDLLGSAQDLINKIRDSVKYVKISELHEEKFLELKRHLQVPSERSLFIDDQIHWNRSYQMLVAASELKEVFSCLDTSDPDYKGAPPSMQDWKLVEILCSYLKPLFDAANILTTTTHPTTIAFFHEVWKLQLDAARAVTSEDPFISNLNKIMSEKIDKYWRECSLVLALAVVMDPRFKMKLVEFSFTKIYGEDAHFYIRTVDDGIQELFHEYVAHPLPLRPVYSENGSAESHSKMEESPGGAVLSDNGLTDFDAYIMETTSQQTKSELDQYLEESLLPRVPDFDVLAWWKLNKIKYPTLSKMARDILSIPVSTVAPDSVFYSKSKEIDEYRSSLRPETLEALVCTKDWMLYGTTAESINALQHL, encoded by the coding sequence ATGGTTGATACCCTTGAAGAAAAGGTGACTCCTGATATGAAAAAGGATccaattgttgttgttgttggtactgATGCTCAGCCCGGCAATGATCTGGCGGAGTCTGAAATACCGCCAGAGTCTGAGCCGAGCAATTTGGAAACACGGCCTAACAAGGAACTTCCTGCTTCTGAAACACTGGCTACTAATGGTGAAGCAGTGGCGGCATTACCCAACCAATATTTGGGCAACTCTGAAGAACCTATGAATGACCATCTGGAGAATTGTGAATCACTAACCAGCAACCAGCCAGACAATGCTGAGGCCTCATGGAGCAGTCAGACAGGTGATTCCAAGGCAGTTCCCACCAATCAGTCTGCTAACTCTGAAGATTTGTCTAACAGTGGTCAGTTGGTTAGTTCTGAAGCACCTCTTGATATGAAGATGAAGGCTTCTCAACCCAGCAACCAGCAGGTGAATACTGAGGCATTGCCAAACCATAATAATGTGGGTAATTGTAATTCTGAAAAACATACGAGTAATGATGTGCTTGTATCTGAAACACAGCACAGTGATGAGGTGGTTACATCTGAAACCGTGCAAGGCAATGAAGGGATCATTTCTGAGACTCAGCAAAGCTCTGAGGTGGTCATGTCTGAGACACAGCCTGACAATGAAGCCAACATGCTCAAAACTCAGACATGCAATGATCAGGTCATCTCAGAAGCTCCGCCTGAAAATGAGTTGGCTAATCATACAAGGAATCATAACAATCTGCTCTCCCATTCTGAAACTGGTCCTGATAATCAATTCACTAATCTCTATATGATTCCTGAAGATCAGCTGCCTCAACCTGAATCACTGCCTCATTCAGAACCACTACCTTATTCTGAACCACTGACAGATACTCATCTATCAGACATCAAAGTAATGTATCATAATCATCTGAGTCATTATGAAACACTGCCCAACGATCATCCAAACCATTCAGAGGCTGTATCCCTCAATCAGCTATCGAACTCTGAAGCATTGTCCCATAATCAGCTGGCCAATTCCCAAATGCTGTCTCATTATGAGCTGGAAAATACTGAAACAATGCACCACAATCAGATAGTCAATTCTCAAGCAAACTATGAAATGACCTTTTCTGATGCCATACCCAGCTACGAGATAATAAATGCTGAGACACCCCTGAACAATGAGGATTGTATCCCAGAAGCGCAACCTATCAAGCGAAGGAAAAAGAAGTCTATAGTCTGGGAACACTTCACAATTGAAGCAGTTAGTCCTGAATGTAGAAGGGCACGCTGCAAGCAATGCGCTCAAACTTTTGCCTATAGTACAGGTTCAAAAGTTGCTGGCACCAGCCATCTCAAACGCCATGTAGCCAAGGGGACCTGCTCAGCTCTTTTGCGCAACCATAACCGTAATCAGTTGACCCCATATGCTGCACGAACTAGGAGAAGTGGGACTGGAGATGCTAGCAGTACACGGAAAAGACAATATAGATCCCCTAGTATGCCGTATGTCATTTTTGATCAAGATCAATGCCGCAATGAGATTGCTAGGATGATCATTATGCATGATTACCCCCTTCACATGGTTGAGCATTCGGGATTTGTTGCATTTGTCCAAAATCTGCAGCCCCAGTTCAAAATGGAGACCTTTAACTCTATCCAGGGAGATTGTGTTGCAACTTATCTGATGGAAAAGCAACATCTTTTGAAGTGTATTGATGGATTACCTGGACGTGTTTGTTTGACACTGGACATCTGGACATCAAGTCAATCTTTAGGTTATGTATTTATCACAGGACATTTTGTTGATCATGATTGGAAGTTGCAGAGGCGAATTCTCAATGTTGTAATGGAACCATTTCCTGATTCAGATTCTGCACTCACCCATGCTATAGCTGTTTGCCTTTCTGATTGGGGGTTGGAGGGTAGGCTGTTTTCTATCACTTGCAATCAAGCACTGAGTAATGTTGCCCTTGAACATCTCAGACCATTACTCTCTGTGAAGAATCCACTTATCCTCAATGGTCAGTTGCTAGTTGGTAATTGCATTGCCTGTACTTTAAGCAGTGTTGCAAAGGATTTATTGGGTTCAGCACAAGACTTGATCAATAAAATTCGTGATAGTGTAAAATACGTGAAGATTTCAGAATTACATGAGGAAAAATTCTTGGAGCTGAAGCGGCATCTTCAGGTTCCTAGTGAAAGGAGCCTTTTTATTGATGACCAAATTCATTGGAATAGGTCATATCAAATGCTTGTGGCAGCTTCTGAGCTAAAGGAAGTTTTTTCTTGTTTGGACACTTCTGATCCTGATTACAAGGGAGCCCCCCCATCTATGCAGGATTGGAAGCTGGTTGAGATCCTCTGTAGCTACTTGAAGCCACTTTTTGATGCAGCAAACATTCTTACTACAACAACTCATCCCACTACTATTGCCTTCTTTCACGAAGTTTGGAAGTTGCAGTTAGATGCAGCTCGTGCAGTTACGAGTGAAGATCCCTTCATTAGCAaccttaataaaattatgagtgaAAAGATTGATAAGTATTGGAGAGAGTGTAGTCTGGTTTTGGCTCTTGCAGTAGTTATGGATCCTCGTTTTAAGATGAAACTTGTGGAGTTCAGTTTCACAAAAATCTATGGTGAGGATGCTCATTTCTATATCAGGACTGTGGATGATGGAATTCAGGAGCTGTTTCATGAGTATGTAGCCCATCCCCTACCACTAAGACCGGTGTATTCTGAAAATGGAAGTGCTGAAAGCCACAGTAAGATGGAGGAATCCCCAGGAGGTGCTGTGTTGTCTGATAATGGTCTTACAGATTTTGATGCCTATATCATGGAAACCACTAGCCAACAGACGAAATCTGAGCTAGATCAGTATCTTGAAGAATCACTGTTACCACGTGTACCAGACTTTGATGTATTAGCTTGGTGGAAGCTAAACAAAATCAAGTATCCTACTCTTTCCAAGATGGCCCGGGATATATTATCCATTCCAGTTTCTACGGTTGCTCCTGATTCTGTGTTTTATTCAAAAAGCAAAGAAATTGATGAGTATCGGAGTTCCTTGCGGCCAGAGACACTGGAGGCTCTTGTATGTACCAAGGACTGGATGCTGTATGGAACAACCGCTGAATCTATTAATGCACTTCAGCACTTGTGA
- the LOC102660518 gene encoding uncharacterized protein, which yields MLDSVLDFITQAASSSAFIFCFCNLIIVIILVDLKPSLSIHQESEIPLSKGENQKQEAKYSKSLVEKETASLPQAVEVSHDQEAETVESIEIEGNDDCSNEEEDDDDDNNINDEDELKRRVEEFIEKVNKGWKEELLSTSNLV from the coding sequence ATGTTGGATTCTGTGTTGGACTTCATCACTCAAGCTGCTTCCAGCTCCGcattcattttctgcttctgcAATTTGATCATAGTCATTATCCTAGTGGACTTGAAGCCTAGCCTCAGCATTCATCAAGAAAGTGAAATCCCTCTCTCCAAGGGTGAGAATCAGAAACAAGAAGCAAAGTACTCTAAGTCTCTTGTGGAAAAAGAGACAGCATCATTGCCACAAGCTGTGGAAGTGTCACATGATCAGGAAGCAGAAACAGTTGAAAGCATTGAAATTGAAGGCAATGATGATTGCAGCAATGAAGAAGAGGATGATGATGACGACAACAACATCAACGATGAGGATGAGCTGAAGAGAAGAGTGGAAGAGTTTATAGAGAAAGTTAACAAAGGGTGGAAGGAAGAATTGTTGAGCACATCAAACTTGGTATAG
- the LOC100803208 gene encoding AT-hook motif nuclear-localized protein 7, with translation MEEREIFSSGHAVNLLEAPHSFHVALNSVQFSGPTVETPAPAPAPAPAPAPAPVPVIAPVMNSGSTEGKKKRGRPRKYGPDGKVALSPMPISASIPFTGDFSAWKRGRGKPLESIKKTFKFYEAGGAGSGDGIAYSVGANFTPHILTVNDGEDVTMKIMSFSQQGYRAICILSANGTISNVTLRQPTSSGGTLTYEGRFEILSLSGSYITTENGLTKSRSGGMSISLAGPDGRVMGGGLAGLLVAAGPVQVVVASFLPGHQLEQQKPKKPRVEHIISMAAPMHVNPTSAAEEIRIGLGGVKPIMTPAAFQVDHIFGNGQSSGNSASDDSASFPENESNPSHADAGVAC, from the exons ATGGAGGAAAGAGAGATTTTTAGTTCTGGGCATGCTGTTAATCTTCTCGAGGCCCCCCATAGCTTCCACGTGGCACTAAACTCCGTGCAGTTTTCCGGGCCCACAGTGGAGACACCGGCACCAGCACCAGCACCGGCACCGGCACCAGCACCGGCACCGGTACCGGTGATTGCTCCGGTGATGAATTCAGGTAGTACGGAGGGGAAGAAGAAGAGGGGCAGGCCTAGGAAGTATGGACCGGATGGCAAGGTGGCGCTGTCACCGATGCCGATATCGGCGTCGATTCCGTTCACCGGAGACTTCTCAGCCTGGAAAAGGGGCAGAGGGAAGCCACTTGAATCAATCAAGAAGACTTTTAAGTTTTATGAAGCTGGAGGTGCAGGATCTG GTGATGGAATTGCATACTCGGTTGGTGCCAATTTCACACCTCACATCCTTACAGTAAATGATGGCGAG GACGTTACTATGAAGATTATGTCCTTCTCTCAACAAGGATATCGAGCAATTTGCATTCTGTCTGCAAATGGCACAATTTCAAATGTTACACTACGCCAACCAACTTCTTCTGGTGGTACTTTAACATATGAG GGGCGGTTTGAAATTCTTTCCTTGTCTGGTTCATATATAACAACTGAGAATGGATTAACAAAGAGCAGATCTGGTGGTATGAGCATCTCTTTGGCCGGTCCAGATGGTCGAGTAATGGGGGGTGGATTGGCTGGTTTGCTGGTAGCTGCAGGTCCTGTGCAG GTTGTTGTGGCTAGTTTTCTTCCTGGTCATCAGCTGGAGCAGCAGAAACCGAAGAAGCCAAGGGTGGAGCATATAATATCAATGGCTGCCCCTATGCATGTCAACCCTACTTCAGCTGCTGAAGAAATAAGAATTGGTCTTGGTGGAGTAAAGCCAATCATGACACCAGCTGCTTTTCAAGTGGACCACATTTTTGGCAATGGCCAAAGCTCTGGGAACTCAGCTTCTGATGATTCAGCCTCTTTCCCTGAAAATGAGTCCAACCCCAGCCATGCAGATGCTGGAGTTGCATGCTAA
- the LOC100786582 gene encoding ATP-dependent Clp protease ATP-binding subunit-like has translation MKASTLPFCPTHLPKTSHFSLHLLPMASIPTLSSPLPTISAHSSPHSNPNNHCTLSPTSLFGTRITLLRATSSSRSLPNTNCRATSATVSFSLPTPKPLSDTPEKTPKWSARAIKSYAMGELEARKLKYPNTGTEALLMGILVEGTSKAAKFLRANGITLFKVREETVELLGKSDLYFFSPEHPPLTEPAQKALDWAIEEKLKSGEGGEINVTHLLLGIWSQKESAGQQILDTLGFNDEKAKELAKTIDGDVDLSFKRQA, from the exons ATGAAAGCTTCCACTCTACCCTTTTGCCCAACCCATCTCCCCAAAACCTCTCATTTCTCTCTTCATCTCCTTCCAATGGCTTCCATTCCCACACTCTCTTCACCCCTACCCACAATCTCTGCTCACTCCTCACCCCATTCAAACCCAAACAACCACTGCACTCTCTCTCCCACCTCTCTCTTCGGCACCAGGATCACCCTCCTACGCGCCACCTCATCGTCTCGTTCCCTCCCCAACACCAATTGCCGTGCGACATCAGCCACCGTGTCGTTTAGCCTCCCCACCCC GAAACCCCTTTCAGATACGCCTGAGAAAACCCCAAA GTGGTCGGCGAGGGCTATAAAGTCATATGCAATGGGGGAATTGGAAGCGAGGAAGCTCAAGTATCCAAACACGGGAACCGAGGCACTTCTCATGGGGATTTTGGTTGAAG GAACAAGTAAAGCTGCAAAATTCTTAAGAGCTAATGGAATTACTCTTTTCAAAGTACGTGAAGAAACAGTAGAGCTACTAGGGAAATCTGATTTGTATTTCTTCAGCCCTGAGCATCCTCCATTGACTGAACCAGCCCAGAAAGCCCTTGATTGGGCAATCGAGGAGAAATTGAAGTCAG GTGAAGGAGGAGAAATAAACGTGACACATTTACTTCTAGGAATTTGGTCACAGAAAGAATCAGCAGGTCAACAGATCTTGGATACTCTAGGTTTCAATGAtgaaaaagccaaagaacttgCTAAAACA ATTGATGGGGATGTTGATTTGAGTTTCAAAAGGCAAGCTTAA
- the LOC106796566 gene encoding zinc finger BED domain-containing protein DAYSLEEPER isoform X2, whose protein sequence is MVDTLEEKVTPDMKKDPIVVVVGTDAQPGNDLAESEIPPESEPSNLETRPNKELPASETLATNGEAVAALPNQYLGNSEEPMNDHLENCESLTSNQPDNAEASWSSQTGDSKAVPTNQSANSEDLSNSGQLVSSEAPLDMKMKASQPSNQQHSDEVVTSETVQGNEGIISETQQSSEVVMSETQPDNEANMLKTQTCNDQVISEAPPENELANHTRNHNNLLSHSETGPDNQFTNLYMIPEDQLPQPESLPHSEPLPYSEPLTDTHLSDIKVMYHNHLSHYETLPNDHPNHSEAVSLNQLSNSEALSHNQLANSQMLSHYELENTETMHHNQIVNSQANYEMTFSDAIPSYEIINAETPLNNEDCIPEAQPIKRRKKKSIVWEHFTIEAVSPECRRARCKQCAQTFAYSTGSKVAGTSHLKRHVAKGTCSALLRNHNRNQLTPYAARTRRSGTGDASSTRKRQYRSPSMPYVIFDQDQCRNEIARMIIMHDYPLHMVEHSGFVAFVQNLQPQFKMETFNSIQGDCVATYLMEKQHLLKCIDGLPGRVCLTLDIWTSSQSLGYVFITGHFVDHDWKLQRRILNVVMEPFPDSDSALTHAIAVCLSDWGLEGRLFSITCNQALSNVALEHLRPLLSVKNPLILNGQLLVGNCIACTLSSVAKDLLGSAQDLINKIRDSVKYVKISELHEEKFLELKRHLQVPSERSLFIDDQIHWNRSYQMLVAASELKEVFSCLDTSDPDYKGAPPSMQDWKLVEILCSYLKPLFDAANILTTTTHPTTIAFFHEVWKLQLDAARAVTSEDPFISNLNKIMSEKIDKYWRECSLVLALAVVMDPRFKMKLVEFSFTKIYGEDAHFYIRTVDDGIQELFHEYVAHPLPLRPVYSENGSAESHSKMEESPGGAVLSDNGLTDFDAYIMETTSQQTKSELDQYLEESLLPRVPDFDVLAWWKLNKIKYPTLSKMARDILSIPVSTVAPDSVFYSKSKEIDEYRSSLRPETLEALVCTKDWMLYGTTAESINALQHL, encoded by the exons ATGGTTGATACCCTTGAAGAAAAGGTGACTCCTGATATGAAAAAGGATccaattgttgttgttgttggtactgATGCTCAGCCCGGCAATGATCTGGCGGAGTCTGAAATACCGCCAGAGTCTGAGCCGAGCAATTTGGAAACACGGCCTAACAAGGAACTTCCTGCTTCTGAAACACTGGCTACTAATGGTGAAGCAGTGGCGGCATTACCCAACCAATATTTGGGCAACTCTGAAGAACCTATGAATGACCATCTGGAGAATTGTGAATCACTAACCAGCAACCAGCCAGACAATGCTGAGGCCTCATGGAGCAGTCAGACAGGTGATTCCAAGGCAGTTCCCACCAATCAGTCTGCTAACTCTGAAGATTTGTCTAACAGTGGTCAGTTGGTTAGTTCTGAAGCACCTCTTGATATGAAGATGAAGGCTTCTCAACCCAGCAACCAGCAG CACAGTGATGAGGTGGTTACATCTGAAACCGTGCAAGGCAATGAAGGGATCATTTCTGAGACTCAGCAAAGCTCTGAGGTGGTCATGTCTGAGACACAGCCTGACAATGAAGCCAACATGCTCAAAACTCAGACATGCAATGATCAGGTCATCTCAGAAGCTCCGCCTGAAAATGAGTTGGCTAATCATACAAGGAATCATAACAATCTGCTCTCCCATTCTGAAACTGGTCCTGATAATCAATTCACTAATCTCTATATGATTCCTGAAGATCAGCTGCCTCAACCTGAATCACTGCCTCATTCAGAACCACTACCTTATTCTGAACCACTGACAGATACTCATCTATCAGACATCAAAGTAATGTATCATAATCATCTGAGTCATTATGAAACACTGCCCAACGATCATCCAAACCATTCAGAGGCTGTATCCCTCAATCAGCTATCGAACTCTGAAGCATTGTCCCATAATCAGCTGGCCAATTCCCAAATGCTGTCTCATTATGAGCTGGAAAATACTGAAACAATGCACCACAATCAGATAGTCAATTCTCAAGCAAACTATGAAATGACCTTTTCTGATGCCATACCCAGCTACGAGATAATAAATGCTGAGACACCCCTGAACAATGAGGATTGTATCCCAGAAGCGCAACCTATCAAGCGAAGGAAAAAGAAGTCTATAGTCTGGGAACACTTCACAATTGAAGCAGTTAGTCCTGAATGTAGAAGGGCACGCTGCAAGCAATGCGCTCAAACTTTTGCCTATAGTACAGGTTCAAAAGTTGCTGGCACCAGCCATCTCAAACGCCATGTAGCCAAGGGGACCTGCTCAGCTCTTTTGCGCAACCATAACCGTAATCAGTTGACCCCATATGCTGCACGAACTAGGAGAAGTGGGACTGGAGATGCTAGCAGTACACGGAAAAGACAATATAGATCCCCTAGTATGCCGTATGTCATTTTTGATCAAGATCAATGCCGCAATGAGATTGCTAGGATGATCATTATGCATGATTACCCCCTTCACATGGTTGAGCATTCGGGATTTGTTGCATTTGTCCAAAATCTGCAGCCCCAGTTCAAAATGGAGACCTTTAACTCTATCCAGGGAGATTGTGTTGCAACTTATCTGATGGAAAAGCAACATCTTTTGAAGTGTATTGATGGATTACCTGGACGTGTTTGTTTGACACTGGACATCTGGACATCAAGTCAATCTTTAGGTTATGTATTTATCACAGGACATTTTGTTGATCATGATTGGAAGTTGCAGAGGCGAATTCTCAATGTTGTAATGGAACCATTTCCTGATTCAGATTCTGCACTCACCCATGCTATAGCTGTTTGCCTTTCTGATTGGGGGTTGGAGGGTAGGCTGTTTTCTATCACTTGCAATCAAGCACTGAGTAATGTTGCCCTTGAACATCTCAGACCATTACTCTCTGTGAAGAATCCACTTATCCTCAATGGTCAGTTGCTAGTTGGTAATTGCATTGCCTGTACTTTAAGCAGTGTTGCAAAGGATTTATTGGGTTCAGCACAAGACTTGATCAATAAAATTCGTGATAGTGTAAAATACGTGAAGATTTCAGAATTACATGAGGAAAAATTCTTGGAGCTGAAGCGGCATCTTCAGGTTCCTAGTGAAAGGAGCCTTTTTATTGATGACCAAATTCATTGGAATAGGTCATATCAAATGCTTGTGGCAGCTTCTGAGCTAAAGGAAGTTTTTTCTTGTTTGGACACTTCTGATCCTGATTACAAGGGAGCCCCCCCATCTATGCAGGATTGGAAGCTGGTTGAGATCCTCTGTAGCTACTTGAAGCCACTTTTTGATGCAGCAAACATTCTTACTACAACAACTCATCCCACTACTATTGCCTTCTTTCACGAAGTTTGGAAGTTGCAGTTAGATGCAGCTCGTGCAGTTACGAGTGAAGATCCCTTCATTAGCAaccttaataaaattatgagtgaAAAGATTGATAAGTATTGGAGAGAGTGTAGTCTGGTTTTGGCTCTTGCAGTAGTTATGGATCCTCGTTTTAAGATGAAACTTGTGGAGTTCAGTTTCACAAAAATCTATGGTGAGGATGCTCATTTCTATATCAGGACTGTGGATGATGGAATTCAGGAGCTGTTTCATGAGTATGTAGCCCATCCCCTACCACTAAGACCGGTGTATTCTGAAAATGGAAGTGCTGAAAGCCACAGTAAGATGGAGGAATCCCCAGGAGGTGCTGTGTTGTCTGATAATGGTCTTACAGATTTTGATGCCTATATCATGGAAACCACTAGCCAACAGACGAAATCTGAGCTAGATCAGTATCTTGAAGAATCACTGTTACCACGTGTACCAGACTTTGATGTATTAGCTTGGTGGAAGCTAAACAAAATCAAGTATCCTACTCTTTCCAAGATGGCCCGGGATATATTATCCATTCCAGTTTCTACGGTTGCTCCTGATTCTGTGTTTTATTCAAAAAGCAAAGAAATTGATGAGTATCGGAGTTCCTTGCGGCCAGAGACACTGGAGGCTCTTGTATGTACCAAGGACTGGATGCTGTATGGAACAACCGCTGAATCTATTAATGCACTTCAGCACTTGTGA
- the LOC121173752 gene encoding 65-kDa microtubule-associated protein 3: MGERPVHVRQFDQKAVSLKEELARVCPELEEMQERKSERRNQFIEVQEQIQSITNEIYSPSITASVDETDLSLRKLEEFQTAFCISKGEAPRSSFNNVGALEFDGYTSGRATDVSEFYL, translated from the exons ATGGGAGAGCGACCAGTACATGTTAGGCAG TTTGACCAAAAAGCTGTAAGCTTGAAAGAAGAGCTAGCAAGAGTTTGCCCAGAGCTGGAAGAAATGCAAGAAAGGAAGTCTGAGCGTAGAAATCAATTTATAGAAGTTCAAGAACAGATTCAAAGTATCACAAATGAGATTTATAGTCCAAGTATTACAGCTTCTGTAGATGAAACTGATTTATCATTGAGAAAGCTTGAAGAATTCCAGACAGCTTTTTGCATTTCAAAAGGAGAAG CTCCAAGATCCAGCTTCAACAATGTTGGAGCTCTGGAATTTGATGGATACACCTCTGGAAGAGCAACGGATGTTTCAGAATTTTACTTGTAA